A portion of the Roseovarius sp. SCSIO 43702 genome contains these proteins:
- a CDS encoding rod-binding protein codes for MTDPLPTTFTTMTPPAPRPQGKAGEAARKLEAAFLSEMLKSAGLGEQENSFSGGPGEAQFASFQRDLLADAMVEKGGIGLAQLFFNAMTEHTHDR; via the coding sequence GTGACCGATCCTTTACCCACGACCTTCACGACCATGACACCGCCCGCGCCTCGGCCACAGGGAAAGGCCGGGGAGGCTGCGCGCAAGCTCGAAGCGGCGTTCCTGTCGGAAATGCTCAAATCCGCAGGTCTTGGCGAGCAGGAAAACAGCTTCAGCGGCGGGCCCGGAGAAGCCCAGTTTGCGAGTTTCCAGCGCGATCTCCTGGCCGATGCGATGGTCGAAAAGGGGGGGATCGGGCTTGCCCAGCTATTCTTCAACGCCATGACGGAGCACACGCATGACCGATAA
- a CDS encoding flagellin, protein MSSILTNNSAMVALQTLKSVNKNLATTQNEISTGKSVSSAKDNSAVWAISKVMEADVSGFKAISDSLALGESTVAVARNASETVTDLLINMRDKIVGAQGDNVDREKLNDEIQAYIGQIKSVVGAAQFNGLNLVDGSQSDLNTDGNTGVDILSSLDRGAGGSISVSNIGVAAQNLSTTAGTDLTAVDADVSTLAASGGADMVTVTLGAEFLENDGNAGGAVALKAGTAGVDLGSTAGLVEGDVVRLKVGDVEGSYVVRAGDTNDSVFAGVKNGLLQAGLDDSKFAVVINAGTSITVENLTNQGNIGVSLTQQRGSGALTQLETMNVSTESGANTALSQIEGMIQSSIDASASFGSVETRIGTQSDFVSKLTDSLKSGIGAMVDADMEETSARLQALQVQQQLAVQSLSIANQAPQSILSLFR, encoded by the coding sequence ATGTCCAGCATTCTGACGAACAACAGCGCGATGGTCGCGCTGCAAACTCTCAAATCCGTCAACAAGAACCTTGCCACGACACAGAACGAGATTTCGACGGGCAAATCCGTATCCTCGGCCAAGGACAACTCGGCCGTCTGGGCGATCTCCAAGGTCATGGAAGCGGACGTGAGCGGGTTCAAGGCCATCTCCGACAGCCTCGCGCTGGGCGAATCCACGGTGGCGGTGGCGCGCAACGCGTCCGAAACCGTGACCGACCTTCTCATCAACATGCGCGACAAGATCGTGGGCGCGCAAGGCGACAACGTCGACCGCGAGAAGCTCAACGACGAGATCCAGGCCTATATCGGACAGATCAAGTCGGTCGTGGGCGCCGCACAATTCAACGGTCTCAACCTCGTCGATGGGTCTCAATCGGATCTCAACACGGATGGGAACACCGGGGTCGATATCCTGTCATCGCTGGATCGGGGCGCGGGGGGAAGCATCTCGGTCTCGAATATCGGCGTGGCCGCACAGAACCTGTCGACGACCGCGGGCACCGACCTGACCGCGGTCGACGCAGACGTCTCGACGCTTGCCGCGAGCGGGGGCGCCGACATGGTCACCGTCACCCTTGGCGCCGAGTTCCTCGAGAATGACGGCAACGCGGGCGGCGCCGTGGCGCTCAAGGCGGGAACCGCCGGAGTTGACCTCGGCAGCACGGCAGGCCTGGTCGAGGGCGACGTCGTGCGCCTGAAGGTCGGCGATGTCGAGGGGAGCTACGTGGTGCGCGCGGGCGACACCAACGATTCGGTTTTCGCGGGTGTCAAGAACGGGCTTCTCCAGGCCGGCCTCGATGATTCGAAATTCGCCGTCGTGATCAATGCCGGAACCTCGATCACGGTGGAGAACCTGACCAACCAAGGGAATATCGGCGTCTCTCTCACGCAGCAGCGCGGCAGCGGCGCGCTGACCCAGCTCGAAACCATGAACGTGAGCACGGAGAGCGGCGCGAACACCGCGCTGAGCCAGATCGAAGGCATGATCCAGTCCTCGATCGACGCGAGCGCCTCTTTCGGTTCGGTCGAGACCCGGATCGGCACGCAGTCGGACTTCGTCTCGAAACTGACCGACAGCCTCAAGTCGGGCATCGGGGCCATGGTCGATGCGGATATGGAAGAGACATCGGCGCGGCTGCAGGCGCTCCAGGTGCAGCAGCAACTCGCCGTGCAGTCGCTTTCGATCGCCAACCAGGCTCCGCAGTCGATCCTGTCGCTCTTCCGCTGA
- a CDS encoding flagellar hook-length control protein FliK codes for MLVQATIPGGFMLEAQISHDPAISSADALVRGVATRQREGSDWAIEFKTFFDAHLSAHETELVAAQSGRGEPEPSVPESEIGSGDGQAPNGVAATGSTELALVEAELPGLAGPGGGASRQRAGSHVSLAVDGAELAPAMARSSSADVRLIHDETGPAGSPSEPDAGLRSRLDAGQPSHPAAPRMPHVDREFAVHATRREADVSDNRTAFATFPESSEASASGASDAGRHEQGRSAGAVSEGAVDAQSPPLTAQGTAPASVQTAPRSDDVQAGSSMKASGQQHAEGSEARGDPLSPAAMPKASSAPDPFAETTSPLPDEGAVNARAYPVASERETASLRQFAARPLSDRQSVSAAAPSPSLDAGRAKDALRFDRASAFEPIAPRSPSEPLHPAPSATNPAIAPIPFEGEAPQKPDLSAVAETRPSTDAARPAPEVPGGAPRAADIVRQVTHQVTQTSASIGERSVEITLNPVELGRVRLAMVPGDGTMMVTVIADRPETLDLLRRHIDLLAQDFRDLGYGRSEFSFDQDTQRKSGTFASRSAPAGAAEAHPEDTAPVATRVSLDGLDLRL; via the coding sequence ATGCTGGTCCAGGCGACGATTCCCGGAGGTTTCATGCTCGAAGCGCAAATTTCTCACGACCCTGCCATAAGTTCGGCGGATGCGCTGGTGCGCGGCGTTGCGACGCGACAGCGGGAAGGGTCGGACTGGGCAATCGAATTCAAGACGTTCTTTGACGCGCATCTGTCGGCCCATGAGACGGAATTGGTCGCCGCACAGAGCGGAAGGGGCGAGCCGGAGCCGTCGGTTCCCGAATCGGAGATCGGCAGCGGGGACGGGCAGGCGCCGAATGGGGTGGCGGCCACGGGTTCAACGGAGTTGGCCCTCGTCGAGGCGGAACTGCCGGGCCTTGCGGGGCCCGGGGGCGGTGCATCGCGTCAACGTGCCGGGTCGCACGTTTCCCTCGCGGTCGACGGAGCGGAGCTTGCCCCCGCCATGGCCAGATCATCCAGCGCCGATGTGCGCCTGATCCATGACGAAACGGGCCCAGCGGGGAGCCCGAGTGAACCCGATGCCGGGTTGCGATCCCGCCTTGATGCCGGGCAGCCGTCGCACCCCGCCGCGCCCCGGATGCCTCATGTCGACCGGGAGTTTGCTGTCCATGCGACGAGGCGGGAGGCAGACGTTTCTGACAACCGGACTGCTTTCGCGACCTTCCCGGAGAGTTCCGAGGCGTCGGCATCCGGCGCATCAGATGCCGGTCGGCACGAGCAGGGCCGATCCGCAGGTGCCGTGTCGGAGGGAGCCGTGGATGCGCAATCTCCCCCGCTCACCGCGCAGGGGACCGCGCCGGCATCCGTACAGACGGCGCCGCGCAGTGATGACGTTCAGGCAGGCAGTTCGATGAAGGCTTCTGGCCAGCAGCATGCGGAAGGATCGGAAGCGCGCGGGGATCCCTTGTCGCCCGCCGCCATGCCGAAGGCCAGCTCCGCACCTGATCCATTCGCCGAAACCACCTCGCCCTTGCCGGATGAAGGCGCGGTAAATGCGCGCGCCTATCCGGTCGCTTCCGAGCGCGAGACTGCCTCGCTCCGGCAGTTTGCAGCGCGCCCCCTCTCGGATCGGCAGTCGGTGTCAGCCGCCGCGCCTTCGCCCTCCCTTGACGCGGGACGAGCGAAAGACGCCCTGCGGTTCGATCGCGCGTCCGCCTTCGAGCCGATCGCTCCAAGATCACCCAGCGAGCCGTTGCATCCGGCGCCCTCAGCGACCAATCCTGCCATTGCGCCAATCCCTTTCGAAGGTGAGGCCCCGCAGAAGCCGGACCTTTCTGCCGTGGCCGAGACCCGCCCGAGCACCGATGCCGCCCGGCCGGCGCCGGAGGTGCCCGGCGGTGCTCCGCGAGCCGCCGATATCGTGCGGCAGGTGACCCACCAGGTCACGCAGACCAGCGCGAGTATCGGCGAACGCAGCGTCGAGATCACCCTCAACCCGGTCGAGCTTGGCCGCGTCCGGCTGGCGATGGTTCCCGGCGACGGGACCATGATGGTCACGGTCATTGCGGATCGTCCCGAGACGCTTGATCTCTTGCGGCGCCACATCGATCTTCTGGCGCAGGATTTTCGCGATCTGGGATACGGTCGCAGCGAGTTCAGCTTCGACCAGGACACGCAGCGGAAATCCGGCACCTTTGCCAGCCGGTCCGCGCCTGCCGGCGCTGCCGAAGCTCACCCCGAAGACACGGCCCCGGTCGCGACACGGGTGTCGCTCGACGGTCTCGATCTTCGTCTCTGA
- a CDS encoding YjbF family lipoprotein: protein MTWKLAIAALGSVLVAACSNAPESEVTGTRLLGGLLSPRKEAPHPSQQELAAQTAAALANTSAPLILVNIPKRNAATVMQQIETNGAYATYGTSDRRSVTLRNGLLTATRGLGNDLMSSDVFAVQALISARKAGSAPPVKRYLDGENLTVARVARCSVSIGETSRMQVAEINAGVTRVTERCAGDQLDFTNSYLVDGTGQILQSKQWISPLNGYIVIQQLRR, encoded by the coding sequence ATGACCTGGAAACTTGCGATTGCGGCATTGGGATCGGTGTTGGTTGCGGCATGCAGCAACGCGCCCGAAAGCGAAGTGACGGGCACGCGCCTCCTCGGGGGGCTGCTCAGCCCGCGGAAAGAAGCGCCGCACCCCTCGCAGCAGGAGCTTGCGGCACAAACGGCGGCGGCGCTTGCCAACACGTCGGCACCGCTGATCCTCGTGAACATACCGAAGCGCAACGCGGCGACCGTCATGCAACAGATCGAGACCAACGGGGCCTATGCCACCTACGGCACCTCCGACCGAAGGAGCGTCACGTTGCGCAATGGCCTTCTCACCGCGACGCGCGGGCTGGGAAACGACCTGATGTCGTCGGATGTCTTTGCTGTGCAAGCGCTCATCTCGGCCCGAAAGGCCGGTTCGGCTCCGCCGGTGAAGCGGTATCTTGACGGCGAGAACCTCACGGTCGCGCGGGTGGCGCGCTGCTCGGTCTCGATCGGCGAGACGTCACGGATGCAGGTCGCCGAGATCAATGCTGGCGTGACCCGGGTGACGGAGCGTTGCGCGGGCGACCAGCTTGATTTCACCAACAGCTACCTCGTCGATGGCACCGGGCAGATCCTGCAATCGAAGCAATGGATCAGCCCGCTCAACGGCTATATCGTGATCCAGCAATTGCGCCGGTGA
- a CDS encoding flagellar hook capping FlgD N-terminal domain-containing protein, whose translation MEITQGSPSTRGFGQPDAGTAGSPAISSDFETFLKMLTVQMQNQDPLNPVESADFAVQLAQFSTVEQQVRTNDILSSLGDRLGALGMGQLLGWVGMTARAELPVKFDGAPVPLTLRTEPGATEVRLVVEDEYGRTVQSVAAPLRGGAFDWAGVGDNGQPLPPGTYAVRAESYSGEALLGSHPAEQSLRIVEARNDADGTRLVLETGQEIGAEEVIALRQSK comes from the coding sequence ATGGAAATCACGCAAGGATCACCGAGTACCCGCGGCTTCGGGCAACCGGATGCCGGCACGGCCGGCTCGCCTGCGATCAGCTCGGATTTCGAGACCTTTCTCAAGATGCTCACCGTCCAGATGCAGAACCAGGACCCGCTGAACCCCGTCGAATCGGCCGATTTCGCTGTTCAGCTCGCGCAGTTCTCGACGGTCGAGCAGCAGGTGCGCACCAATGACATCCTGTCGTCGCTGGGCGATCGTCTCGGCGCGTTGGGAATGGGGCAGTTGCTTGGCTGGGTGGGCATGACCGCCCGCGCCGAACTGCCGGTGAAATTCGACGGCGCGCCCGTTCCCCTGACGCTGCGGACCGAGCCGGGCGCGACCGAGGTGCGGCTGGTGGTCGAGGATGAATACGGGCGGACGGTGCAATCCGTCGCGGCCCCGCTTCGCGGTGGCGCATTCGACTGGGCCGGGGTGGGTGACAACGGCCAGCCCCTGCCGCCCGGAACCTATGCCGTTCGGGCCGAATCGTACTCCGGCGAGGCGCTTCTCGGATCACATCCCGCCGAGCAATCGCTACGGATCGTCGAGGCGAGGAACGACGCTGACGGCACGCGCCTCGTCCTCGAGACCGGGCAGGAGATCGGGGCCGAAGAGGTCATCGCGCTGCGACAGTCGAAGTGA
- a CDS encoding DUF1217 domain-containing protein: MSFQPILPVGGVAGWRLLKATLPAQRQSFDRTPRLERDTAYFEANIASVRNADDLVSDRRLLRVALGAFGLGEDISSTAFVRKILEEGATARDALANRLTDTRYRALAREFGFGDPLGARTGDPGFGERISDLFRTREFEVAVGEQDDAMRLALNAERSLPDLVATGSDETKWLRIMGDPPLRQFFETALGIPDGFAQVDLDRQVDEFSNRARRQLGIEGLSDLEDPANIQRLIDRFLVREQTSAFSASSAGSTALTLLQSMRPLFA; this comes from the coding sequence ATGAGTTTTCAGCCCATACTGCCCGTCGGAGGTGTGGCCGGCTGGCGGCTTCTCAAGGCCACTCTTCCGGCGCAACGCCAAAGCTTCGACCGGACACCGCGCCTGGAACGGGATACCGCCTATTTCGAAGCCAATATCGCCTCGGTCCGAAATGCCGACGATCTCGTCTCCGACCGTCGGCTGCTGCGTGTCGCGCTTGGCGCCTTCGGCCTGGGCGAAGACATCTCGAGCACGGCGTTCGTGCGCAAGATCCTCGAGGAGGGAGCCACCGCGCGCGATGCCCTGGCCAATCGCCTCACCGACACGCGCTACCGCGCCCTTGCACGAGAATTCGGCTTCGGCGATCCGCTCGGGGCCCGCACGGGCGATCCGGGCTTCGGCGAGAGGATCTCGGACCTGTTTCGCACGCGCGAATTCGAAGTGGCCGTCGGGGAACAGGACGACGCCATGCGCCTTGCGCTCAATGCCGAGCGAAGCCTGCCCGATCTTGTCGCGACGGGCAGCGACGAGACCAAGTGGTTGCGGATCATGGGCGACCCGCCGCTCCGGCAATTCTTCGAAACCGCCCTCGGGATTCCCGATGGCTTCGCCCAGGTCGATCTCGATCGGCAGGTCGATGAATTCTCGAACCGTGCACGGCGCCAGCTTGGCATCGAGGGTCTTTCGGATCTCGAGGATCCGGCCAATATTCAGCGGCTCATCGACCGCTTCCTCGTCCGCGAGCAGACATCGGCATTCTCGGCCTCGAGCGCGGGTTCCACGGCGCTCACGCTGCTTCAATCGATGCGCCCACTTTTCGCCTGA
- a CDS encoding FliI/YscN family ATPase, translating into MRAPELSGLRAEIARLNAAHTIGRVMSIGGDTLRVGGLSDVARLGDRVVITRRSDGAALAGEILNMDSAAAVVLPDEAPVGLGLGDRVVVTNGGDIAPCDGWIGRVIDPFGAPLDGRPLARGARARPVRGDPPPPSVRRAMGGRLETGMAVFNTILPIVRGQRVGLFAGSGVGKSSLLGHLGRNMQADVVVFALIGERGRELREFADNVLGTDGMKRSVIVAATSDTSPLIRRRCAWTAMCVAEHFRDQGAHVLLMADSITRFAEAHREVAIAAGELPALRGFPASTAQMIMSLCERAGPGAEGQGDITALLSVLVAGSDMDEPVADILRGVLDGHVVMDRAIAERGRFPAIDLLRSVSRSLPAAASADENDLIARTRMLLGAYERSETMIRAGLYSEGSDPRLDEAIRAWPDLDALVGEVEGGTTRDSFDRLALILRRAASAKSQKNPAPTEPARGV; encoded by the coding sequence ATGAGAGCACCCGAGTTGTCCGGCCTGCGGGCCGAGATCGCCAGACTAAACGCTGCGCACACCATCGGCCGCGTCATGTCCATCGGTGGCGATACGCTCCGGGTGGGCGGCCTGTCGGACGTGGCGCGGCTGGGTGACCGGGTCGTCATCACCCGTCGATCCGATGGGGCCGCGCTGGCCGGGGAAATTCTCAACATGGATTCCGCGGCGGCGGTCGTGCTGCCGGACGAGGCCCCGGTCGGCCTCGGGCTCGGCGACCGCGTGGTCGTGACGAACGGGGGCGACATCGCGCCCTGCGATGGCTGGATCGGGCGCGTCATCGATCCGTTCGGCGCGCCGCTCGATGGCCGTCCTCTCGCTCGCGGAGCGAGGGCGCGTCCGGTTCGGGGCGATCCGCCGCCGCCGTCGGTGCGTCGCGCCATGGGCGGGCGGCTCGAGACGGGGATGGCCGTCTTCAACACGATCCTGCCGATCGTGCGGGGCCAGCGCGTCGGCCTTTTCGCCGGGTCCGGCGTCGGCAAATCGAGCCTTCTGGGCCACCTGGGCCGCAACATGCAAGCGGATGTCGTCGTCTTTGCCCTGATCGGAGAGCGGGGGCGCGAGCTTCGGGAATTCGCCGACAATGTCCTCGGCACCGATGGCATGAAACGCTCGGTCATCGTGGCGGCCACCTCCGACACGTCGCCACTCATCCGGCGCAGGTGCGCCTGGACTGCGATGTGCGTGGCCGAGCATTTTCGCGATCAGGGGGCGCATGTGCTTCTGATGGCCGATTCGATCACCCGTTTTGCCGAGGCGCATCGCGAGGTGGCGATCGCCGCCGGGGAACTTCCGGCGCTGCGCGGCTTCCCGGCCTCGACGGCGCAGATGATCATGTCGCTTTGCGAGCGGGCGGGACCGGGCGCCGAAGGGCAGGGCGACATCACGGCGCTTCTGAGCGTGCTGGTCGCGGGCTCCGACATGGATGAGCCCGTCGCGGATATCCTGCGCGGGGTGCTGGACGGTCACGTCGTGATGGACCGCGCGATCGCCGAGCGGGGCCGCTTTCCGGCGATCGATCTCCTGCGATCGGTCTCCCGCAGCTTGCCGGCCGCCGCCAGCGCGGACGAGAATGATCTGATCGCGCGGACGCGCATGCTTCTGGGTGCATATGAGCGGTCCGAGACGATGATCCGCGCGGGACTTTACAGCGAAGGGTCGGATCCGCGTCTCGACGAAGCGATCCGCGCCTGGCCGGATCTCGACGCCCTCGTCGGAGAGGTGGAAGGCGGAACCACGCGAGACAGCTTCGACCGCCTGGCCCTCATCCTGCGCCGCGCCGCGTCCGCGAAATCGCAGAAAAACCCGGCGCCGACCGAACCCGCACGCGGCGTGTAA
- a CDS encoding flagellar protein FlgN encodes MTDKDARAMIDELDDLLETERAALIEGDIEGVATLTERKEALIGGLDRAAVGPGELGGLRDKLDRNQALLESALLGIRRVATRIAALKRIRDSLETYDREGRRRTIPGELSRQMEKRA; translated from the coding sequence ATGACCGATAAAGACGCACGCGCCATGATCGACGAACTCGATGACCTTCTCGAAACGGAAAGAGCCGCGCTGATCGAGGGCGATATCGAAGGGGTCGCGACGCTCACGGAACGCAAGGAGGCGCTTATCGGCGGGCTTGACCGGGCCGCGGTCGGACCTGGTGAGCTTGGCGGCCTTCGCGACAAGCTCGATCGCAACCAGGCGCTTCTTGAAAGCGCGCTGCTGGGGATACGGCGGGTCGCAACGCGCATCGCCGCGCTGAAACGCATTCGCGACTCGCTCGAGACCTATGATCGCGAAGGACGGCGGCGCACGATCCCGGGCGAGCTTTCGCGACAGATGGAGAAGCGTGCCTGA
- the flbT gene encoding flagellar biosynthesis repressor FlbT, whose amino-acid sequence MSGLVLKLGPKERVLVNGAVLENGDRRTRVAIMTPGANILRLRDAIHPDDANTPVRRVCYAVQLVLSGDSDAEAARLPLLRHIEELSRILTDPDSRAHLARATDAILEDEHYKCLKSLRALLPREARLLARATA is encoded by the coding sequence ATGAGCGGCCTTGTCCTGAAGCTCGGCCCCAAGGAACGCGTGCTCGTGAACGGCGCGGTTCTCGAGAACGGGGACCGTCGGACGCGCGTCGCGATCATGACACCGGGCGCGAACATCCTGCGGCTGCGCGATGCGATACATCCCGACGATGCCAACACGCCGGTCCGGCGGGTCTGCTACGCGGTGCAACTGGTCCTCTCGGGAGACAGCGACGCCGAAGCGGCGCGTCTGCCGCTCCTGCGCCACATCGAGGAGTTGAGCCGCATCCTGACCGATCCGGACAGCCGCGCGCACCTGGCCCGCGCAACCGATGCCATCCTGGAGGATGAGCATTACAAGTGCCTGAAATCCCTGCGCGCCCTGCTCCCCCGCGAGGCGCGGCTTCTGGCGCGCGCCACGGCATGA
- a CDS encoding YjbH domain-containing protein: MTVKAKLSCVVFASAMAGLPITGAAENLSTKQTNIYGVPGRLIDMPTAEVAPEGQLSTTVSAYGSGSNLTTRTTLSFQVTPRLTAAFRYSGIDGLRPTPGRPAFDKLYDRSFDLSFRFLDEGRYHPAMSIGLRDFAGTGLYSGEYIVATKSIGQRLKLTGGIGWGRLGSHASFGSTGTRPTGILGEGGIPSYDKWFRGDVAAFGGFSYEVTDRLTFSAEYSSDAYDREVRDGALDRESSWNFALDYKISEAFRLSAYSLYGDEVGASVTVTINPRKPAVPGGMEPAPLPVAVRDPDAARDLGWSADPVRRKGVQTSIAQLLQKEGIALHGIDLSPSTANVQIRNLRYGMRPQAIGRTARALTRVLPASVETITVTLIVEGMPTTATTFARSDLERLENAPASEILKAATIRDGITQEAGIRPVEGAYPRFQYSVGPYLRFSVFDPENPVRANAGLQAKAQYRIAPGWVLSGSVSQKLAGDLDSVSLPGASGLPRVRSNVAFYSQADDPTIDYLTVANYARPARNIYSRVTAGYLERMYAGISGEVLWKPVNSRLALGAEVNYVAPRDFDQLFGIRTRNTSGGRIPEWNGHVSAYLDIGHGFHGQIDAGRYLAGDWGATLSIDREFANGWRVGAFATKTNVSSATFGEGSFDKGIRITIPFAWGIGTPSKSETTTVLRSLSRDGGARLEVDGRLYDTIRDTHNPQLARTWGKFWR, from the coding sequence GTGACAGTGAAAGCGAAGCTGAGTTGTGTGGTATTCGCCTCGGCGATGGCGGGTTTGCCGATCACCGGCGCCGCCGAAAACCTGAGCACCAAGCAGACCAATATCTACGGGGTGCCCGGCCGGCTGATCGACATGCCGACCGCAGAGGTCGCCCCCGAAGGACAACTTTCGACCACCGTCTCCGCCTATGGCTCGGGCAGCAACCTGACCACGCGGACCACGCTCAGCTTCCAGGTCACGCCGCGCCTGACGGCGGCCTTTCGATACTCGGGGATCGACGGGCTTCGGCCGACACCGGGCCGCCCGGCCTTCGACAAGCTCTACGACCGCAGTTTCGATCTGAGCTTTCGCTTCCTCGACGAGGGTCGGTATCACCCGGCGATGTCTATCGGTCTTCGCGATTTCGCGGGAACGGGGCTTTACAGCGGGGAGTATATCGTCGCGACCAAGTCCATCGGCCAGCGGCTGAAGCTCACCGGAGGCATCGGCTGGGGCCGCCTTGGCAGCCACGCGAGTTTCGGCAGCACCGGAACCCGGCCTACCGGGATCCTGGGGGAGGGCGGCATCCCCTCGTATGACAAGTGGTTTCGCGGCGATGTGGCGGCGTTCGGGGGGTTTTCCTACGAAGTGACCGACCGCCTGACCTTCAGCGCGGAATATTCCTCGGACGCCTATGACCGGGAGGTCAGGGACGGCGCGCTTGACCGCGAATCCTCGTGGAACTTCGCGCTCGACTACAAGATCAGCGAGGCCTTCCGGCTGAGCGCCTATTCGCTCTACGGCGATGAAGTGGGCGCGAGCGTGACCGTGACGATAAACCCGCGCAAGCCCGCCGTGCCGGGCGGAATGGAGCCCGCGCCCCTGCCCGTTGCCGTGCGCGACCCGGACGCGGCACGGGACCTGGGATGGTCCGCCGACCCGGTGCGACGCAAGGGCGTGCAGACGAGCATCGCGCAGCTTTTGCAGAAGGAAGGCATCGCGCTTCACGGGATCGACCTGTCGCCAAGCACCGCAAACGTCCAGATCCGCAACCTTCGATATGGCATGCGGCCACAGGCCATCGGCCGCACGGCGCGCGCGCTGACGCGCGTGCTTCCGGCCTCGGTCGAGACGATCACCGTGACGTTGATCGTCGAGGGAATGCCCACGACAGCCACCACCTTTGCCCGCAGCGATCTCGAGCGGCTGGAGAACGCGCCGGCCAGCGAAATCCTCAAGGCCGCGACGATCCGGGACGGCATCACGCAGGAGGCGGGGATCCGCCCGGTCGAGGGCGCCTATCCGCGATTCCAGTATTCGGTCGGCCCCTATCTCAGGTTCAGCGTGTTCGACCCGGAAAACCCCGTGCGGGCCAATGCCGGCCTCCAGGCCAAGGCACAATATCGCATCGCACCGGGCTGGGTTCTGTCTGGGTCGGTGTCACAAAAGCTCGCAGGCGATCTCGACAGCGTTTCGCTTCCCGGTGCGTCGGGCCTGCCGCGGGTGCGGTCGAACGTGGCCTTCTATTCACAGGCCGACGACCCGACGATCGACTACCTGACCGTCGCGAACTACGCGCGGCCTGCAAGGAACATCTACAGCCGCGTGACCGCGGGGTATCTCGAACGCATGTATGCGGGCATTTCGGGCGAGGTGCTCTGGAAGCCGGTCAACAGCCGCCTCGCCCTCGGTGCCGAGGTCAACTATGTCGCGCCGCGCGACTTCGACCAGCTCTTCGGCATCCGCACCCGCAACACCTCGGGGGGGCGCATCCCCGAGTGGAACGGGCATGTCTCGGCCTATCTCGACATCGGGCACGGCTTTCACGGGCAGATAGATGCGGGCCGCTACCTCGCCGGCGATTGGGGCGCCACTTTGTCGATCGACCGTGAGTTCGCGAATGGCTGGCGCGTCGGCGCCTTCGCCACAAAGACGAACGTGTCCTCGGCCACCTTCGGCGAAGGGTCGTTCGACAAGGGCATCCGGATCACCATCCCCTTCGCCTGGGGCATCGGGACGCCCAGCAAGTCCGAAACCACGACCGTGCTGCGCTCGCTGTCGCGGGACGGCGGCGCGCGGCTCGAGGTGGACGGGCGGCTCTACGACACGATCCGCGACACGCATAATCCGCAACTCGCGCGCACCTGGGGGAAATTCTGGAGATGA
- the flaF gene encoding flagellar biosynthesis regulator FlaF codes for MNAIRHTPNAYAQNIETVSTPRAREYEAVARTTQLLKRASDKGAAGFGDLAHAIHINRRLWTILAVDVADRGNGLPDDLKARIVYLAEFTREHSRLVMQRKASPEPLIEINRAIMAGLKDGARHSTGARG; via the coding sequence GTGAACGCGATCCGACATACGCCGAACGCCTATGCGCAGAACATCGAAACCGTCAGCACCCCGCGGGCCAGGGAATACGAAGCGGTCGCCAGGACGACCCAGCTCCTGAAAAGGGCGAGCGACAAGGGCGCCGCCGGATTCGGCGACCTTGCCCATGCCATACATATCAACCGCAGGCTCTGGACGATCCTTGCCGTCGACGTCGCGGACCGTGGCAACGGGCTTCCCGACGATCTCAAGGCGCGCATCGTCTATCTCGCCGAATTCACGCGCGAGCACAGCCGCCTCGTCATGCAGCGCAAGGCCTCGCCCGAGCCGCTGATCGAGATCAACCGCGCGATCATGGCTGGTCTCAAGGATGGTGCCCGGCACTCGACGGGGGCACGCGGATGA